Proteins encoded together in one Impatiens glandulifera chromosome 1, dImpGla2.1, whole genome shotgun sequence window:
- the LOC124919720 gene encoding glutamine synthetase nodule isozyme-like isoform X1, whose product MSLVSDLCNLDVTQITDKIIAEYIWIGGSGTDIRSKARTINKPVTDPAKLPKWNFDGSSTGQAVGQDSEVILYPQAVYKDPFRRGNNILVRIFSLDYMILPVLCDAYTPSGEPIPTNKRHNAAKIFNHPDVAVEELWYGIEQEYTLLQKDVNWPLGWPIGGFPAPQGPYYCGAGANKAFGRDIVDAHYKACLFAGINNSGINAEVMPGQWEFQVGPLVGIDAADQLWVARYILERITEIAGVVLSFDPKPIQGEWNGAGAHTNYSTKSMRSDGGIDLIKKAMEKLGLRHKEHIAAYGEGNERRLTGKHETADINTFSWGVANRGASIRIGRDTVKAGKGYFEDRRPTSNMDPYVVTSMIAETTILWKP is encoded by the exons GGATCGGTGGGTCTGGTACAGACATACGAAGCAAGGCCAGG ACCATCAATAAACCTGTTACTGACCCTGCAAAGTTACCAAAGTGGAATTTCGACGGTTCGAGCACTGGTCAAGCAGTTGGACAAGACAGTGAAGTCATCTTATA TCCTCAGGCAGTGTACAAGGATCCATTCAGGAGAGGCAACAACATCCTTGTAAGAATTTTCTCTCTTGATTATATGATTTTACCT GTGTTATGTGATGCATATACTCCATCTGGGGAACCTATTCCCACTAACAAGAGGCACAATGCTGCCAAGATTTTTAACCATCCTGATGTAGCTGTTGAGGAACTCTG GTATGGAATAGAGCAAGAGTACACTTTATTGCAGAAAGATGTGAATTGGCCATTAGGTTGGCCTATTGGTGGCTTTCCTGCACCTCAG GGACCTTACTACTGCGGTGCTGGTGCAAACAAAGCGTTTGGCCGTGACATAGTCGATGCCCACTACAAGGCGTGTCTTTTTGCCGGAATCAATAATAGCGGTATTAATGCAGAAGTGATGCCTGGACAG TGGGAGTTTCAAGTTGGTCCATTAGTGGGTATTGATGCTGCTGACCAATTATGGGTAGCCCGTTACATTTTGGAG AGAATCACTGAGATAGCTGGTGTGGTGCTTTCTTTTGATCCTAAGCCTATCCag GGAGAGTGGAATGGAGCTGGTGCACATACAAACTATAGCACAAAATCCATGAGAAGTGATGGAGGAATTGATTTGATTAAAAAGGCCATGGAAAAGCTTGGTTTGAGGCACAAAGAGCACATTGCTGCCTATGGAGAAGGCAATGAACGTCGTCTAACAGGAAAACACGAGACAGCCGACATCAACACCTTCTCATGG GGTGTGGCAAATCGTGGAGCGTCAATTAGAATTGGTAGGGATACGGTGAAGGCGGGCAAAGGGTATTTTGAGGACAGGAGGCCAACTTCGAATATGGATCCTTATGTTGTCACCTCCATGATTGCGGAGACTACCATCCTTTGGAAGCCCTAA
- the LOC124919720 gene encoding glutamine synthetase nodule isozyme-like isoform X2, with amino-acid sequence MSLVSDLCNLDVTQITDKIIAEYIWIGGSGTDIRSKARTINKPVTDPAKLPKWNFDGSSTGQAVGQDSEVILYPQAVYKDPFRRGNNILVLCDAYTPSGEPIPTNKRHNAAKIFNHPDVAVEELWYGIEQEYTLLQKDVNWPLGWPIGGFPAPQGPYYCGAGANKAFGRDIVDAHYKACLFAGINNSGINAEVMPGQWEFQVGPLVGIDAADQLWVARYILERITEIAGVVLSFDPKPIQGEWNGAGAHTNYSTKSMRSDGGIDLIKKAMEKLGLRHKEHIAAYGEGNERRLTGKHETADINTFSWGVANRGASIRIGRDTVKAGKGYFEDRRPTSNMDPYVVTSMIAETTILWKP; translated from the exons GGATCGGTGGGTCTGGTACAGACATACGAAGCAAGGCCAGG ACCATCAATAAACCTGTTACTGACCCTGCAAAGTTACCAAAGTGGAATTTCGACGGTTCGAGCACTGGTCAAGCAGTTGGACAAGACAGTGAAGTCATCTTATA TCCTCAGGCAGTGTACAAGGATCCATTCAGGAGAGGCAACAACATCCTT GTGTTATGTGATGCATATACTCCATCTGGGGAACCTATTCCCACTAACAAGAGGCACAATGCTGCCAAGATTTTTAACCATCCTGATGTAGCTGTTGAGGAACTCTG GTATGGAATAGAGCAAGAGTACACTTTATTGCAGAAAGATGTGAATTGGCCATTAGGTTGGCCTATTGGTGGCTTTCCTGCACCTCAG GGACCTTACTACTGCGGTGCTGGTGCAAACAAAGCGTTTGGCCGTGACATAGTCGATGCCCACTACAAGGCGTGTCTTTTTGCCGGAATCAATAATAGCGGTATTAATGCAGAAGTGATGCCTGGACAG TGGGAGTTTCAAGTTGGTCCATTAGTGGGTATTGATGCTGCTGACCAATTATGGGTAGCCCGTTACATTTTGGAG AGAATCACTGAGATAGCTGGTGTGGTGCTTTCTTTTGATCCTAAGCCTATCCag GGAGAGTGGAATGGAGCTGGTGCACATACAAACTATAGCACAAAATCCATGAGAAGTGATGGAGGAATTGATTTGATTAAAAAGGCCATGGAAAAGCTTGGTTTGAGGCACAAAGAGCACATTGCTGCCTATGGAGAAGGCAATGAACGTCGTCTAACAGGAAAACACGAGACAGCCGACATCAACACCTTCTCATGG GGTGTGGCAAATCGTGGAGCGTCAATTAGAATTGGTAGGGATACGGTGAAGGCGGGCAAAGGGTATTTTGAGGACAGGAGGCCAACTTCGAATATGGATCCTTATGTTGTCACCTCCATGATTGCGGAGACTACCATCCTTTGGAAGCCCTAA